The stretch of DNA ACCAGTCCTGCTTGGTTTGTTCACGATAGGTCACCGCTGAGCCGCACAAATACGCCGATATCCCCGGGACGGACGCCAACGTTGCCGCTGCCAATCCCGCGGTACAACTCTCAGCAAAGACCACCCGCAACTGCCGGTCGGCCAAAGTGCGGGCTAATGCTTGTGTGATTTCGTCCAGCGATTGCATACGATCCTCAATTCAAACGGCCCTGGGATTTTCAGCTTTTCGCATGATAACAGGTCATCCATACGACTGTCGTCGTCCAACACTTGACCGCGCCGCCGGAGCGACATACAAACAACTGCAGCGCTCGTCTCGAACCAGCGGCGGCATTTTATTACAAGGAGTCTCATCATCATGGCAATTGACCCGGCTGACTTGCGCGGCGTGCATTTGGTGCCGCTGACGGCATTTGATCAATCTGATCAAATCAACGAAACCCTGCAAGCGCAACATTCCCGCAATATGTACGACGCCGGTGTGCGTCTCTATTTGCCGGCAGCCGGCACCAGCGAATTTCAAAGTCTCTCGTTGGATGAAGTCGTCAAACTCGTGCAAATCACCCGCGAGAATACCGGGCCGGATGCACTGATCTTTGCGCCGGTGGGATTGCAACTACAGCACTCCATTGAAGTCGGCCGCCGCGCGCTGGAAGTCGGAGCGACAGGGATCATGTTCATGCCCTTCGTGCATCCCTATCTCAGCGACGAGGGTGCCCGCGATTATTATTTGCAGGTGATCCAAGCCACGCAATGCCCGACGTTGATCTACAAAAAAGCGGCCATCCCCAGTGACGCCCTGCTGTTGGAGTTATCCGACAACGAACACGTCGTCGGCATCAAGCATGCCACGAATGCGATGCACGAATTCCGCAAAGTGATCCAAGCCGACGGTGGACGCACGGAGTGGATTTGCGGTTCGGCGGAACGATTCGCGCCGTACTACATGTTGGCCGGCTCTCCAGGTTTTACCACCGGGGCGGGTAACTTGTGTCCCCATTTGAGTCTGGCCTGCCACGCAGCCTTTGCCGCTCAACAATGGGATGAAGGCATGCGACTGCAGTCGATCATTCAGCCCATCGAAGATTTCCGTGCCCGTAGCGGCGACAGTTACAACGTGAGCATGCTGAAGTACGCCATGAGCCTCATCGGCCCCGACTTCGGCCCCGCCCGCGCACCACAACGACAACTCACCGCGCAAGACCGCAGCGAAATCGATGCACTGATGCAACCGATTCTCGCCGCCGAAGCGGAAGTCAAAAACGAAGCCCAAAGCGTGGGTCTGTCGCGGTG from Symmachiella dynata encodes:
- a CDS encoding dihydrodipicolinate synthase family protein; protein product: MAIDPADLRGVHLVPLTAFDQSDQINETLQAQHSRNMYDAGVRLYLPAAGTSEFQSLSLDEVVKLVQITRENTGPDALIFAPVGLQLQHSIEVGRRALEVGATGIMFMPFVHPYLSDEGARDYYLQVIQATQCPTLIYKKAAIPSDALLLELSDNEHVVGIKHATNAMHEFRKVIQADGGRTEWICGSAERFAPYYMLAGSPGFTTGAGNLCPHLSLACHAAFAAQQWDEGMRLQSIIQPIEDFRARSGDSYNVSMLKYAMSLIGPDFGPARAPQRQLTAQDRSEIDALMQPILAAEAEVKNEAQSVGLSR